The Deltaproteobacteria bacterium genome window below encodes:
- a CDS encoding hydrogenase maturation protease — MRVIGVGNILLCDEGIGVHVVRELSRRGEMPGMEFVDGGVAGATLLNLVEGEERVVLVDAVDAPFPPGTVVRMTPDELAGSGGPAWSLHDLNLAGTIGMMRLRETLPEMILLGIVPADIETYSLELSEPIVARFGEIVEKVRSEIAAFAASPPL, encoded by the coding sequence ATGCGGGTCATTGGCGTCGGGAACATCCTTCTTTGCGACGAGGGGATCGGGGTCCACGTCGTGCGGGAGTTATCCCGGAGGGGAGAGATGCCGGGGATGGAGTTCGTGGACGGCGGGGTGGCCGGCGCCACCCTCCTCAACCTGGTCGAGGGGGAGGAACGCGTCGTCCTGGTCGACGCCGTCGACGCCCCGTTCCCGCCGGGGACGGTCGTGCGGATGACCCCTGACGAACTGGCGGGGAGCGGCGGGCCCGCCTGGTCCCTCCACGACCTGAACCTCGCCGGCACGATCGGGATGATGCGGCTGCGCGAGACCCTGCCGGAGATGATCCTCCTCGGCATCGTCCCCGCCGACATCGAAACGTACAGCCTCGAACTGTCGGAGCCGATCGTGGCGCGATTCGGGGAAATCGTTGAAAAGGTGCGGTCCGAGATCGCGGCGTTCGCGGCCTCCCCCCCCTTGTGA